Below is a genomic region from Sphingomonas sp. KR3-1.
AGGTGATACCCGGCGCCTATGGCATCGGGCTTGCCGCGGGCTTCGTTCCCGAGGGCCGTCTCGGCGGCGAGAAGAGCTTCAAGGGCAAGGCCAATGGGCTGTGGCAGTGGCAGAATGACGTCGGCCAGCTCATCGTCGACCAGCTGCTCGGCCAGGCCGTGAGCCTCGTCGCATGAACACCGCCGCGCCCACCGTCTCCGTCATCATGCCGGCGTACAATGGCGCGGCGTGGATCCAGGCGACGATCGATTCCGTACTGGCGCAGGACTTCGCCGACTGGGAGCTGGTGATCGTCGACGATTGCTCGACCGACGACACCCGCGAGTTGCTCGCTACGCTGGCCGATCCGCGCATCACCGTGCTCCACGCCGACGTGAACGGCGGCCCGGTCGTAGCCCGCAACATTGGCTTTGCGGCAGCGCGCGGGCGCTACATCGCGGGGCTCGACCAGGACGATCTGTGCAAGCCCGGCCGCTTCACCGCTCAGGTCGCCCATCTCGATACCAACCCCGGCACCATGCTAGTCGCCACCGCGGCCGAGCTGCTCGAGGAGGGCCGCCTGACGCCCTGGCCCGGCGACCGCCCGCTGACACCGGCGACGATCGACTGGCTGCTCCTCACCCAGAACCCGCTGGTCTGGTCCACAGTGATGTTCCGCGCCGAGGCTGCGCGGCTGCTCGATCCGTTCGAGCGTCCGCAGGTCCGCTATGCTGAGGACTTCGACCTCTATCACCGGCTCGGCCGCTTCGGGCAGATCGCCCGGCTCGACGAAGCACATCTGCTCTATCGCTGCCATCCGGGCGGCGCTTCGAAGCGCTTTGCCGAGATGATGGCCGCCAGCGCCGCGCGGGTGCTCACCGAGCGCTATCTGCCGGTGTTCGGCGAGGGCGAGGCGCTGGCGAACGCGGAATTGGTGGTGCGCTATTTCATGGCCCGCGATCCGGTGCCCGACCTCGAGACGCTCGGCCGGCTCTCGCACATCCTCGCCGCGCTCCATGCCGATCATGTCGCCCGCACCCCGCTCACCCCGCGCGAGCGGATCGAAGTGGACGGCGAGCATGCCCGGCTGTGGTGGCTGGTCGCCCGCCCGGCGCTGCGCCAGGGCGCAGTGACGCTGCGCCAGGCAATGGCCGTGCTGCCCGAAAGCGTGCACCTGCCGGCCAACGACCCGGACCGCCTGATCTCGCCGCTCATCGGCCGCGTGCGCGCGATCGGGCGCGGGCTGGGCGTGGCGCTGTAGGATAGCCACCAGAACTTCTGCGGTTGATTGTCCACCGGGCCTGCTCGCCGCCGATTTCGGGGTTTGCCCCGATAGGAACGCCATTGCTGCCGCATAGACTTGCTCGATCCAACCTGGAGACGAGTCATGCCGAACGAGCCGGAAGCGCAGACGCCCGAAATCCTCCCGCGCCCCGATTTCCATTTCACCGGCGAAGTGGGCCGCACCTATCAGGACTCCGATCCGGCTACCTTCCCCCAGCCCGTCCAGCCGCCCAAGGGCGCGCCCAACATCGTGCTGATCCTGCTCGACGATGTCGGCTTCGGCCAGTTCTCCACCTTCGGCGGCGGCGTCCCCTCGCCCACCATGGACCGGCTTGCCAAGGAAGGGCTGCGCTACAATTATTTCCACACCACCGCGTTGTGCAGCCCGACCCGCGCCGCACTGATCACCGGGCGCAACCACCATTCGACCAGCTTCGCCGGCATCACCGAGCTGGCGACGGGCTATGACGGCTATTGCTGCATTCTGCCGCGAAGCTGCGGCACGATCGGCGAGGTGCTGCGCCAGAACGGCTACATGACCGCCTGGATCGGCAAGAACCACAACACGCCGACCTGGGAGACCAGCGCCACCGGCCCGTTCGACCGCTGGGCCAATGGCCTGGGCTTCGATTATTTCTACGGGTTCAACGGCGGCGACATGAACCACTGGAACCCGCTGCTATTCGAGAATCGCGATCTCGTCCCGGCCTCGGACGACCCCGACTATCACCTGACCGAGGACCTCGCCGACAAGGCGATCACCTGGGTGCGCAAGG
It encodes:
- a CDS encoding glycosyltransferase; its protein translation is MNTAAPTVSVIMPAYNGAAWIQATIDSVLAQDFADWELVIVDDCSTDDTRELLATLADPRITVLHADVNGGPVVARNIGFAAARGRYIAGLDQDDLCKPGRFTAQVAHLDTNPGTMLVATAAELLEEGRLTPWPGDRPLTPATIDWLLLTQNPLVWSTVMFRAEAARLLDPFERPQVRYAEDFDLYHRLGRFGQIARLDEAHLLYRCHPGGASKRFAEMMAASAARVLTERYLPVFGEGEALANAELVVRYFMARDPVPDLETLGRLSHILAALHADHVARTPLTPRERIEVDGEHARLWWLVARPALRQGAVTLRQAMAVLPESVHLPANDPDRLISPLIGRVRAIGRGLGVAL